DNA from Corynebacterium aurimucosum ATCC 700975:
TGTCGATGAAACCGGAGTAGTCACCGCCGATGAGAGAGCGGGTGAAGAACTCGATGACGAACTCTCGGTTCTGCTCGGTGACGCTCTCATCACCGATCTCGGTGGCGCCATCGAGCTGCGTGCGGCCGCTTGCGTTCGGTTCTGCCAGGGGAACGAGGTTGTCCCAGTGCTCGACAATCTTGTCGCCCTCGACGCGGTAAATATCGAAACCGACGAAGGGCTCATCCTCGATGCCATCGAAGCGGCCATGCAAAGCGACGAGGCCGTTGGCTTCGTCGGCAATCACCCGGGCGTTGGTGTACTTCAGGCCCTCGCCCAGATCCGCGACAAACTTCTTGAGACCTTCTGCATCATTAGCGATGAGGGGAGAGTGCTCCACGAAGTTGTCGGCGAAGTGCTTGTCCAGGACAGAGGTATCGTGGCCGTCGAAAAGCGCGGTGTGGACCTCGAGAACGAAGTTTCCTAGTGACGTCATGGGATCTCCTTAGTTGGCCACGAAGTAGGTGCGCTTGTTGACGAACTCATCCATGCCGTAGGGGCCCAGCTCGCGGCCGTAGCCGGAGTTCTTCACACCACCGAACGGGACCTCGGCGCCCTCCGCCGCGTAGGTGTTGACGTTGGACATGCCGACCTCCAGGCGCTGGGCAATCTTCTCGGCGCGTTCGACGTCCTTGGAGAAGACGCAACCGCCCAGGCCGTACTGGGTGTCGTTGGCCAGCTCGAGAGCCTCGTCATCGCTGCTGACCTTGAACACGGTCGCCACGGGGCCGAAGAGTTCTTCGTAGTAAACATCAGAGCCAACCGGGACATCGGTCAGCACTGCAGGGCTGAAGTAAGAGGACTTCTCATCCGCCAGCTCACCGCCGACGTGCAGGGTGGCGCCGGCGGCCACGATGCGGTCGATCTGATCCTTGAGGTTTTCTGCCGCGCTGCGCGAAGACAACGGGGTGTAGACAGTTTCGGAAGCCTCCTGCGGGGTACCCGGCTTCATGGCCTTCGCGAGCTCGACCAGCTCAGCGACGAACTCGTCGTAGATATCCTCCATCACAATCAGGCGCTTGTTGGAGTTGCACGCCTGGCCGGTGTTGTACATGCGGGTCTCCCACGCATCCTTGGCTGCCTGCTTGACGTCATCGGTGTCGAGGATGACGTAAGGATCGGAGCCACCGAGCTCCAGTACTGCCTTCTTGAGGCTCTTCGCAGCCAGAGAGCCCACCGCAGCGCCAGCGCGCTCGGAACCGGTGAGCGAAACACCGCGCAGCTCCTTGTGCTCGATGATCTTCTCTGCCTGCTCGTGGGTAGCGAAGACGTTGGTGTAGACCCCCTTGGGCACGCCGGCGTCATCCATGATCTTCTGGATAGCAAGCGCGGAGCGCGGGCAGATGGTGGCGTGCTTCAAGACGATGGTGTTGCCCAGCATCAGGTTCGGGGCGGCGAAGCGCGCGACCTGGTAGTAGGGGAAGTTCCACGGCATGATGCCCAGCAGAGCGCCGATGGGGCGGCGCTGGATGTAGCCCTTGCCGTCCATCTCGACGGGGATTTCCTCGTCGGCGGCGAACTTCGGGCCGTTGTCGGCGTAGTAGGCAAAGATAGCGCCGCTGAACTCAGCCTCCTCGAGGCCCTCGGAGACCGGCTTGCCCATTTCGGTTGCAATGATCTCAGCGAGCTCATCCTTGCGCTCTTCGAAGAGCTCGGCAACGCGCGTGACTAGCTTGGCGCGCTCCTCGATCGGGGTATCGCGCCAACTGAGGAATGCCTCGTGCGCGCCATCAACGGCGGCCAGGATTTCCTGGTCAGTGGCGTGGTCAAAAGTCTCAAGAACCTCACCGGTAGCGGGGTTTTCTACGCGAAATCCGGACATTGCTTCATCCTCCAATGATTGAAGTGTGTATGGGTTGCACCCCATTATGGGGCGGATTGTGACTTATTGCAAGGGTTCTGCACTTTATGTCATTTGTCTCAGTATTGGCTTATGGGGTACTTGGACTGAGGGGGTGAAAGGAGGCCACTTAGCCCCGCCAGGGCTCAATGCCCGCGCGCCGCCAGGCCTCCAAGAACTGGGTGGTCTCGGCCTCATCGGTGATGGACACGCGCACGCCTTCGTCGAGGTAGCGGCGGATGACCACGCCTTCATCGAGCATCTTCGTTTCCACCTCCGCGGCATCTGCGCGCGGCAGCCACACAAAGTTGCCGTAGGACTTCTCGGCCCCCAGCTCCGCGCAGACGCGGTCGCGTTGTGCTTTGGTGATCTCGACGGCGTCGGCAAGCTCGTCGTGGCGCTTGAGCACTTCCACGGCCGCGGTTTCCGCCATGGCGGTCACCGTCAGCGGCAGGGAGAGCTGACGCAGAGCATTGATGATCTCTTCGCCTGCCACCGCGTAGCCCACGCGCATGCCGGCCAAGCCCCAGGCCTTGGAGAAGGTGCGCACGCCGAGCAGGTTGGGGTAGCGCTGGTATTCCTCGACGGAATCCGGGGTATCGGGGGCGTCGTTGTATTCCCAGTAAGCCTCATCCAGCAGCACGACGACGTCCTTAGGCACCCTGTCCATGAAGGCGCGGAATTCACCGCGCGTGATGACGGTGCCCGTCGGGTTATTGGGATTGCACAGAATGATGAGCTTGGTCTTCTCTGTCAGTGCATCGAGCACTGCCTCCAGATCGACGTGGTAGTCCTCCGTGAGCGGTACCAGAATTGGTTCCGCGCCGGCCATGCGCACGTATAGGGGATAGGCCTCAAAGCTGCGCCAGGGCACGATGACCTCATCACCCGTCTGGCAGGACGCCAAGATGGTGGCCTGCAGGATGGGCGTGGAACCCGCGGAGACGAAGATATTATCCGCCGGCACACCCAGGTAGTTGCACAGAGCGTTGGTGAGCTCCAAGCAGCCGGGCTGTTGGTAGCGGTTGGTGGTGCGGGCGGCGTCGGCAACCGCAGCGATGATGTCCTCAGCTGGCGGGAAGGGGACCTCATTGGATGAGAGCTTGAGCGCATTGGGGAAGTCCTTGCCCACCTTGTACTCGGGGAAGCTCGAGAGATCACTACGAAGCATAATCACGTCCTTTCTAAATCATGTCCCAGATGGTCACGGCCATAATCAGCAGGCCCATGCCGAAGACGAAGTAGTTCCACGGGTCATTGCGGAAGTTCTTGTACACGTCCAACTTCTTGAACATGTACACCGGAACCAGGTAAACGATGAACGCCACGAAGACACCGGAGACAACCGAAATCATGGAAATAATGGAGGGGTTGAAGATCGCCACGAGCGTGGTGCACACGAAGGCGATGAGATAAATGATGTTGAGCAGCGTGCGGTGTGAGACCTTTTCCGCCAGCTTCGGCGCGGCGTTCTTCAGCAGGTACTCCGTGCCCTCTTCGGTGCCGAGCATGTGGCCGAAGTAGGAAGAAACGATGGCGCAGATGACCACGATGGGCGCCATGTAGGCCATGAACGGAGTGCCGGTGACGTTGGCGAAGTAGGAGAGCACCGGAATGTTTTGCTCTAGTGCCTCATTCATGCCGTCGGCGCCGAGCGCAAGGACACAAGACCACACGAAGAACATGGTGAAGACTACGAGCAGGATGGCGGTGTAGAACTCCGTGCGGGAGACGCGCTTTTCGGTCTTCTCGCCGTATTGCGGCTGCATGTCGATGGCGAACTGCGACAGCGCTGCCATGTGGGAGAAGGAGAAGACCAGCACCGGCAGGATGAGGAAGATGCCCTTGAGCATCTGGCCCCAGCCATCGGCACCGTCGTCAAAATGGATGAAGCTGTGCAGGTCCCAGCGTGGAATGAGGTAAATGGAGGTGATGGCCAGTGCGATGATGAGCGGGTAGACCAGTACTTGGGCCAGCCAAATCATGGGTTTGCGGCCGATGGCGAAACCGCCGGTCATAACACCGACGCAGATGGTGGCGAGCAGCCAGCGGTCGATGGAGGGCCCGCCCAGCTGGTTGACGATGAAACTATCCACCGCGTTGGTGATGGAGACACCGTAGATCAGGACGGTGGAGAAGACCGTGATCCAGTACAGCACCGCGAAGCCAATTCCTTGGCCTTTGCCCAGGTACTGCGAAACCAGCTCGAGGATGTCCTTGCCGTGGTCCTCCTTGGGCGCGCCCGCAACAATTCGTGCATAGGTGCGGTGTGAAAAGTACACCAGCGGAAGGATGAAAACCGTGGCGAAGACGAGTGGCCAGAAACCGAAACCGCCGGCATTGAGTGGCAGGAAGAGGATGCCGGCACCTACGGCGGTGCCGAAGAGCGTAATGATCCACGATGCGGTGGAGGCAGCGGGGCGCTGCTTGGCGACGACCCCATCGCCCACGATGTGCTCGCCCTCTTTCAGGTCACTGGTGGGCGGTGTGGATGTTGTTGAGGGAGTATTGGTAGAGCTCATGGTGAGCCTCCTCTAGTCGATGGGTAGGGAGTGGTCCTGGTCAGTGATGACGTTGATGAGAGCTGGTACGCCGTCTTCGGCGATGGCGCGCAGGGCCCGGGCTACTGCCTCTTGTGCCTGCGAGTCGTCGGTAACGAGCTCACCGTGAGCGCCGAAGCCGCGGGCTACCGCCGCGAAATCTGGGTTCACCAGCTGGGTGCCGGAGACGCGATCAGGGAAGTGCTTCTTCTGGTGATCGCGGATGGTTCCGAACTCGCCATTGGACATGACGATGATGAGGAAGGGCGCGCCGTACTGCAGCGCGGTGGCCAGCTCTTGGCCGTTCATGAGGTATTCGCCGTCCCCGGCAATGGTGACAACGGTGCGCTCCGGGAACTGCAGTTTGGTGGCTACTGCGGCCGGGATGGAATAGCCCATCGAGCCGTTGCGCACGCTGAACTGGGAGGGGTAGACCTGCGAGCGCAGGAATTGTTGGGCCCAGATGCAGTGGTTTCCGGCGCCGAAGGTGTAGATGGGATCCTGCGGCAGCTGTTCGTGGAGTGCTGCGAGGATGGCCTCCATGTGGGCGGTGCCTTCTTTTCCGGGACGGTAGTCCGCTGGCTCGGGGAGAGTGGCGAAGTCGAGGTGGTTCGCGTGCGCGTTATCAAACCACTCGCCACGCTTGTCCTTGCCCTCGATGCTCAAGCGGTCCAGGGTGTTAGCGAAGGCTACGGGGCTCGCCACGATGTGTTCTAGCAGCGCCACGGAGTGGCCGCGGAGGCTGGTATCAGGATTGATCGCGATGTTGCGTGCCTGCGGAGACTGGCGCAGGGTGTAGCCGTCGGTGGGGACGTCACCCAGCACAGCTCCTACCTCGATGACCAGGGAGGCGTCCTCGAGTAGCTGCGCTGCGCGCGGATCACGGCCATATCCGAGCCAGCCGGCGTTGGCGGGGGAGTCGAAAGGCACGCGGTCAGCGGCGCGGAAGTCTTGAATGATCGGGATGCGGTGCTCTTCGGCGAAGCGAGTGATCTTCTCTGCGGCCTCCGGGGTCCAGCGCGGACCGCCGGCAAAAATGAGTGGACGCTCTGCGCGGCTCAGCTCGAGGGAGAGGAGGTCC
Protein-coding regions in this window:
- a CDS encoding histidinol-phosphate transaminase, which produces MLRSDLSSFPEYKVGKDFPNALKLSSNEVPFPPAEDIIAAVADAARTTNRYQQPGCLELTNALCNYLGVPADNIFVSAGSTPILQATILASCQTGDEVIVPWRSFEAYPLYVRMAGAEPILVPLTEDYHVDLEAVLDALTEKTKLIILCNPNNPTGTVITRGEFRAFMDRVPKDVVVLLDEAYWEYNDAPDTPDSVEEYQRYPNLLGVRTFSKAWGLAGMRVGYAVAGEEIINALRQLSLPLTVTAMAETAAVEVLKRHDELADAVEITKAQRDRVCAELGAEKSYGNFVWLPRADAAEVETKMLDEGVVIRRYLDEGVRVSITDEAETTQFLEAWRRAGIEPWRG
- a CDS encoding aromatic amino acid transport family protein, encoding MSSTNTPSTTSTPPTSDLKEGEHIVGDGVVAKQRPAASTASWIITLFGTAVGAGILFLPLNAGGFGFWPLVFATVFILPLVYFSHRTYARIVAGAPKEDHGKDILELVSQYLGKGQGIGFAVLYWITVFSTVLIYGVSITNAVDSFIVNQLGGPSIDRWLLATICVGVMTGGFAIGRKPMIWLAQVLVYPLIIALAITSIYLIPRWDLHSFIHFDDGADGWGQMLKGIFLILPVLVFSFSHMAALSQFAIDMQPQYGEKTEKRVSRTEFYTAILLVVFTMFFVWSCVLALGADGMNEALEQNIPVLSYFANVTGTPFMAYMAPIVVICAIVSSYFGHMLGTEEGTEYLLKNAAPKLAEKVSHRTLLNIIYLIAFVCTTLVAIFNPSIISMISVVSGVFVAFIVYLVPVYMFKKLDVYKNFRNDPWNYFVFGMGLLIMAVTIWDMI
- a CDS encoding thiamine pyrophosphate-dependent enzyme yields the protein MSHVGAAIAESLAAHNVTRAFLVPGESFLPVLDGLYDSSVKAIVTRHEGGATYMAEAHGKATGQPGVAMVTRGPGAANAYVGIHTAWQDATPLVLFVGLIPTSDRDRESFQEFDPKAWFGTQAKQVFVLDDPSRASRVVAEAFFQAQQGRPGPVIVGLPEDILHQEYTGTIHPPIPVAEGALSDDHLDLLSLELSRAERPLIFAGGPRWTPEAAEKITRFAEEHRIPIIQDFRAADRVPFDSPANAGWLGYGRDPRAAQLLEDASLVIEVGAVLGDVPTDGYTLRQSPQARNIAINPDTSLRGHSVALLEHIVASPVAFANTLDRLSIEGKDKRGEWFDNAHANHLDFATLPEPADYRPGKEGTAHMEAILAALHEQLPQDPIYTFGAGNHCIWAQQFLRSQVYPSQFSVRNGSMGYSIPAAVATKLQFPERTVVTIAGDGEYLMNGQELATALQYGAPFLIIVMSNGEFGTIRDHQKKHFPDRVSGTQLVNPDFAAVARGFGAHGELVTDDSQAQEAVARALRAIAEDGVPALINVITDQDHSLPID
- a CDS encoding nuclear transport factor 2 family protein, whose product is MTSLGNFVLEVHTALFDGHDTSVLDKHFADNFVEHSPLIANDAEGLKKFVADLGEGLKYTNARVIADEANGLVALHGRFDGIEDEPFVGFDIYRVEGDKIVEHWDNLVPLAEPNASGRTQLDGATEIGDESVTEQNREFVIEFFTRSLIGGDYSGFIDNTRDDQFAQHSPDIADGAQNCVDFLTKLKEDGEGLEYERIHRTVAQGQFVLTHSEGSIAGARHSYCELWRVEDGKLVEMWDAISEVPSDDEALHNHGIF
- a CDS encoding NAD-dependent succinate-semialdehyde dehydrogenase gives rise to the protein MSGFRVENPATGEVLETFDHATDQEILAAVDGAHEAFLSWRDTPIEERAKLVTRVAELFEERKDELAEIIATEMGKPVSEGLEEAEFSGAIFAYYADNGPKFAADEEIPVEMDGKGYIQRRPIGALLGIMPWNFPYYQVARFAAPNLMLGNTIVLKHATICPRSALAIQKIMDDAGVPKGVYTNVFATHEQAEKIIEHKELRGVSLTGSERAGAAVGSLAAKSLKKAVLELGGSDPYVILDTDDVKQAAKDAWETRMYNTGQACNSNKRLIVMEDIYDEFVAELVELAKAMKPGTPQEASETVYTPLSSRSAAENLKDQIDRIVAAGATLHVGGELADEKSSYFSPAVLTDVPVGSDVYYEELFGPVATVFKVSSDDEALELANDTQYGLGGCVFSKDVERAEKIAQRLEVGMSNVNTYAAEGAEVPFGGVKNSGYGRELGPYGMDEFVNKRTYFVAN